GCCAAATTCTTCTGATGGCAGGTTATTTTAAAGAACAAGGAATACAGTTCCGTTTTATCGAGTTTATGGATGTTGGTAGTACGAACGGATGGAACTTTGAACAGGTAATTACGAAGGAAGAGTTAATAGAAAAAATTGGGCGTGTATATCCGATTGAGCCTGGCAAGCCTCGTTATTTTGGAGAAGTAGCGAAACGATACCGGTACGTAGGGAGCGATGTAGAAGTTGGATTTATTACTTCTGTGTCTGAGTCATTCTGTTCCTCTTGTACAAGAGCTCGTATTTCGGCGGATGGTAAGTTGTATACGTGTTTATTTGCAACAGAAGGAACAGATTTAAGAACTCTTCTTCGAGAAAATATTTCTGATGCATCGTTATTAAAAATTCTACAAGATGTATGGGAGTACAGAAAAGATCAGTATTCAGATGAACGAACGGCAGAAAGTACAAAAAAACGTACTAAAATTGAAATGTCTTATATTGGTGGATAAAGAAAGGAGGATTCCGCATGCAAGAGCGTTATTCAAGGCAAGTTTTATTTTCTGGAATTGGTGAAATGGGACAAAAAAAAATAAGAGAAAAGCATGTGCTCATAATCGGTGCGGGTGCACTAGGAGCTGCAAATGCAGAAGCGATTGTTAGGATGGGAATTGGAAAATTGACAATTGCTGACCGTGATTACGTCGAATGGAGTAATTTACAGCGGCAGCAGCTATATACAGAAGAAGATGCACAGCAGTGCAAACCAAAAGCAGTTGCAGCGGCAGAGCATTTAAGAAGGATTAATTCTGAAGTAGAAATTGTGTCAGTTGTAACAGATGTAACAATGCAAGAAATGGAAGAGTTAATAAAGGATGTGGATCTCATATTAGATGCGACTGACAATTTTGATACACGCCTACTTATAAATGACATTTCACAAAAAGAAAATATACCATGGATATATGGTGGATGTATTGGAAGTTACGGTGTAACGTATACAATTCTTCCGGGGGAAACACCATGTTTTCGCTGCTTAATGGATCATCCAATGGGCGGTGCAACATGTGATACAGCAGGAATTATTCAGCCAGCTGTACAAATGGTCGTTGCTCACCAAGTAACAGAAGCGATGAAAATATTGGTGGATGATTTTCAGGCGCTAAGAGGAACAATGCTATCATTTGATATTTGGAACAATCAATGTATCTCATTAAAAGTAAAGAGGCAAAAAAAAAGTACATGTCCATCTTGTGGGAATGTACGCACGTACCCAAGTTTAACATTTGAATCACAGATGAAAACTGAAGTGCTATGTGGGCGGAATACGGTTCAAATCCGTCCAGGAATAAAGAGAATTCTTAATTTAGAAGAAATTCAAAAGCGCTTACAAAAAAGTGTGAATGTCCAAAAAACTCCGTATTTACTATCGTTTCTAATTGATGAATATCGTTTTGTTTTATTTACAGACGGTAGGGCGTTTATTCATGGGACTAATGATATGAAAATGGCAAAACGATTATACGCAAAGTATATAGGATGAACATAAAGAAAGTATCTCCGTATCAAAACGAGGTGAAAAAAGAATGTTAGAAGAACGAACACCAATTCCAGTGGCAAAAGCAGTCGCACGTGTAATGGAGTATGCCTATCAAGGTGAAACTGAAAAGGTTTCTCTTATAGAAAGCTACGGAAGAATTCTTGGAGAAGATGTTGTTGCAGATCATGATGTTCCGCATTTTAATCGTTCTCCGTATGACGGGTTTGCGATTCGAGCGGAAGATACAAAAGAAGCAAGTAGCAGTAATCCGATTCAGTTTGAAGTTATTGGTGAAATTGGGGCTGGTTTTGTCTTTGCAGAAGAGGTGAAAGCATTTCACGCTGTACGTATTATGACAGGAGCTGCAATTCCAACGGGCTGTAATGCGGTTGTTATGTTAGAGCTCACGGAAGGGTTTGAAGAAAACGAAAAGACTTATATGAAATTAAAACGCTCTTTCGCATCCGGTGATAATATTTCATTTAAAGGGGAAGACGTAAAACAAAATGCCATACTTGTGAAAAAAGGGACTTCTATTAACCCTGGAGTAGCAGCACTTCTTGCTACGTTTGGTTATAGTTCAGTAAATGTTGTAAGGCAGCCGATTATTGGGATTGTAACAACAGGGAGTGAACTTTTAGAAGTGCATGAACCACTTAAACCAGGAAAGATTCGAAACAGTAACTCCTATATGATTGCTGCTCAAATTGAGCGCATCGGTGGAAGCATACGCTATTATGGGCAACTTGCTGACGATTTAGAGGCGTGTTATGAGACTGTAAAAAGAGCAATGAAAGAAGTCGATATTTTAATTACAACTGGTGGTGTTTCCGTAGGGGACTATGATTATTTCCTTGCTATTTATGAGAAATTACAAGCTAATGTACTTTTCAATAAAATAGCGATGCGACCAGGAAGCGTGACAACTGTAGCTGAGCTAGAAGGAAAACTATTATTTGGTCTATCTGGTAATCCTTCTGCTTGTTATGTCGGATTTGAATTGCTCGTTCGGCCGGTAATTCGAGCCTTCTGTCGTAGCAAAGAACCACATGCATATCGTGCGGATGCGATTTTGCAGAAAGACTTTTCAAAAGCAAATCCGTTTACCCGTTTTGTACGAGGAAGCGTAAACATTGTAAATGGTCAATTGCAAGTTACGCCAGTGGGTTTAGATAAATCAAGTGCAATTTCTTCTCTTGCAGATGCGAATGCATTCATCGTCCTGCCGGGCGGGACAAGAGGGTTTGAAGCAGGGATGACTGTTTCGGTACTGTTATTAGAATCGAACTTAGGAAGTGAATGGCCATGGGAAGAACCACTTTGTTCATACAAATAGTAGAAAAATAGATTGAGGGCTCTTCGGCGGATTATGACTCCATTCAATGATCTGTGTAAGAAATGATTTAGACAAAGATGAGAGGTGCAAGATGACACATACGTATTATGAAGTAATTGATACACCTATTTCGATTGAAGAAGTTACAAGTAAAGTAATTCGGCGTGAGTGTGGCGCAGTTACAACTTTTATTGGTACTGTCAGAGAATTTACGAAAGGGCGCCGTACGCTATATTTAGAGTATGTGGCTTATAAGACAATGGCAGAAAAACAGCTTGCGAAAATTGGTGCCGAAGTAGAAGGGAAGTGGCCTGGTACACATGTAGCAATTACACATCGCATTGGTAGATTGGAAATTTCTGATCTTGCCGTTGTTGTCGCTGTTTCTACACCACATCGGAAAGCAGCCTATGAGGCGAATAAATATATTATGGAACAAATTAAACAAATTGTTCCGATTTGGAAAAAAGAATTTTGGGAAGATGGTAAGTCATGGATAGGTGATCAGTTAGAGAAGGCAGCATATGTAAATGGTGAGCCTGGAAAGGAGATGAGAAAATGATAGAAGTATTATTATTTGCACATTTGCAAGAAGAGATAAGTAAGCCAGCGTTGCAAATAGATTGTGAAAAGATTACGGTTGCTGAGCTAAAGGATATTCTTGTAAAAGAATACAACGTAGCAATTTCAAATCAGATTATGATCGCTGTAAATGAAGAATACGCAAATGAAGATGACATAATTCAAACTGGTGATGTCGTAGCAATGATTCCGCCAGTAAGTGGTGGTTGATTCTTTTCAGTCTAATCATGTTAGTACGTGATTAGACTGGAGGGAATGAATATAACTATGCATACATAGGAGGGAACAGGATGAAAAGTCCTAATTTTCAATTAAGTTTAC
The DNA window shown above is from Bacillus clarus and carries:
- the glp gene encoding gephyrin-like molybdotransferase Glp — its product is MLEERTPIPVAKAVARVMEYAYQGETEKVSLIESYGRILGEDVVADHDVPHFNRSPYDGFAIRAEDTKEASSSNPIQFEVIGEIGAGFVFAEEVKAFHAVRIMTGAAIPTGCNAVVMLELTEGFEENEKTYMKLKRSFASGDNISFKGEDVKQNAILVKKGTSINPGVAALLATFGYSSVNVVRQPIIGIVTTGSELLEVHEPLKPGKIRNSNSYMIAAQIERIGGSIRYYGQLADDLEACYETVKRAMKEVDILITTGGVSVGDYDYFLAIYEKLQANVLFNKIAMRPGSVTTVAELEGKLLFGLSGNPSACYVGFELLVRPVIRAFCRSKEPHAYRADAILQKDFSKANPFTRFVRGSVNIVNGQLQVTPVGLDKSSAISSLADANAFIVLPGGTRGFEAGMTVSVLLLESNLGSEWPWEEPLCSYK
- a CDS encoding molybdenum cofactor biosynthesis protein MoaE: MTHTYYEVIDTPISIEEVTSKVIRRECGAVTTFIGTVREFTKGRRTLYLEYVAYKTMAEKQLAKIGAEVEGKWPGTHVAITHRIGRLEISDLAVVVAVSTPHRKAAYEANKYIMEQIKQIVPIWKKEFWEDGKSWIGDQLEKAAYVNGEPGKEMRK
- the moaD gene encoding molybdopterin converting factor subunit 1, whose product is MIEVLLFAHLQEEISKPALQIDCEKITVAELKDILVKEYNVAISNQIMIAVNEEYANEDDIIQTGDVVAMIPPVSGG
- a CDS encoding molybdopterin-synthase adenylyltransferase MoeB, translating into MQERYSRQVLFSGIGEMGQKKIREKHVLIIGAGALGAANAEAIVRMGIGKLTIADRDYVEWSNLQRQQLYTEEDAQQCKPKAVAAAEHLRRINSEVEIVSVVTDVTMQEMEELIKDVDLILDATDNFDTRLLINDISQKENIPWIYGGCIGSYGVTYTILPGETPCFRCLMDHPMGGATCDTAGIIQPAVQMVVAHQVTEAMKILVDDFQALRGTMLSFDIWNNQCISLKVKRQKKSTCPSCGNVRTYPSLTFESQMKTEVLCGRNTVQIRPGIKRILNLEEIQKRLQKSVNVQKTPYLLSFLIDEYRFVLFTDGRAFIHGTNDMKMAKRLYAKYIG